The following coding sequences lie in one Xylocopa sonorina isolate GNS202 chromosome 7, iyXylSono1_principal, whole genome shotgun sequence genomic window:
- the LOC143425320 gene encoding uncharacterized protein LOC143425320 isoform X2 has product MIMLTANSSSRFPAAERPTILTTLDEFTNALAIYHNTLKKPTQHDNDILDDCLPFDVDDLEVSSPEELTRMRGAKERAISKRIYENSLYMTKIMEELKEEIREQGTFEILTKEIEKIVSREKEEKTLLLEQERLTKTAVQLQKIIAEEKVANEQSKMRIHNELSEEQCNIEKVKLIADAELEYVTEWEKARYEQNSLRRDMEIEKLEKILNVRRMRETNEQRIHEELTRFLLQETAYRCNQEFIDTYLAEKEAVRSEMEQRERMQKSAIKIQAWWRGVMVRRKLGPYRPAEKKKKRQTKAKK; this is encoded by the exons ATGATCATGCTCACAGCGAATAGTTCATCACGATTCCCCGCGGCAGAAAGGCCAACAATTTTAACTACCCTCGACGAATTCACGAACGCGTTGGCCATTTACCACAATACGTTGAAAAAACCTACGCAACATGATAACGATATTCTAGACGACTGCTTACCCTTTGACGTCGA CGACTTGGAAGTATCGAGCCCTGAGGAGCTTACAAGAATGAGGGGAGCGAAAGAACGAGCCATCTCCAAGAGAATTTATGAAAACAG TTTGTACATGACAAAAATCATGGAGGAACTAAAAGAAGAGATCCGTGAACAGGGAACTTTCGAGATATTGACTAAAGAGATCGAAAAGATCGTATCACgcgaaaaagaagagaagactCTGTTGTTGGAGCAAGAAAGACTTACAAAAACCGCGGTACAGTTACAGAAAATAATTGCCGAGGAGAAGGTGGCCAATGAGCAGAGCAAGATGCGAATACATAACGAGCTCTCTGAGGAACAG TGCAATATAGAAAAAGTGAAATTAATCGCGGACGCGGAATTGGAGTATGTTACCGAGTGGGAAAAAGCGAGATACGAGCAGAACTCGTTGCGTCGTGACATGGAAATAGAAAAATTGGAGAAGATATTAAATGTCCGACGTATGCGCGAAACAAATGAACAACGCATTCACGAAGAACTGACGAGATTCCTACTTCAAGAAACAGCG TATCGTTGTAATCAGGAATTCATAGACACGTATTTGGCGGAGAAGGAAGCAGTGAGGAGCGAAATGGAGCAGCGTGAGCGCATGCAAAAAAGCGCAATCAAGATTCAAGCTTGGTGGCGAGGTGTTATGGTACGCCGGAAGTTGGGGCCGTATCGACCTgcggagaaaaagaagaagcgtCAGACTAAGGCGAAGAAATAA
- the LOC143425320 gene encoding uncharacterized protein LOC143425320 isoform X1, translated as MIMLTANSSSRFPAAERPTILTTLDEFTNALAIYHNTLKKPTQHDNDILDDCLPFDVDDLEVSSPEELTRMRGAKERAISKRIYENSLYMTKIMEELKEEIREQGTFEILTKEIEKIVSREKEEKTLLLEQERLTKTAVQLQKIIAEEKVANEQSKMRIHNELSEEQCNIEKVKLIADAELEYVTEWEKARYEQNSLRRDMEIEKLEKILNVRRMRETNEQRIHEELTRFLLQETAMLEKKTKEWEKRYDNEKQMYEKEIQYLRTEIKTRQKEFDELKEEYRCNQEFIDTYLAEKEAVRSEMEQRERMQKSAIKIQAWWRGVMVRRKLGPYRPAEKKKKRQTKAKK; from the exons ATGATCATGCTCACAGCGAATAGTTCATCACGATTCCCCGCGGCAGAAAGGCCAACAATTTTAACTACCCTCGACGAATTCACGAACGCGTTGGCCATTTACCACAATACGTTGAAAAAACCTACGCAACATGATAACGATATTCTAGACGACTGCTTACCCTTTGACGTCGA CGACTTGGAAGTATCGAGCCCTGAGGAGCTTACAAGAATGAGGGGAGCGAAAGAACGAGCCATCTCCAAGAGAATTTATGAAAACAG TTTGTACATGACAAAAATCATGGAGGAACTAAAAGAAGAGATCCGTGAACAGGGAACTTTCGAGATATTGACTAAAGAGATCGAAAAGATCGTATCACgcgaaaaagaagagaagactCTGTTGTTGGAGCAAGAAAGACTTACAAAAACCGCGGTACAGTTACAGAAAATAATTGCCGAGGAGAAGGTGGCCAATGAGCAGAGCAAGATGCGAATACATAACGAGCTCTCTGAGGAACAG TGCAATATAGAAAAAGTGAAATTAATCGCGGACGCGGAATTGGAGTATGTTACCGAGTGGGAAAAAGCGAGATACGAGCAGAACTCGTTGCGTCGTGACATGGAAATAGAAAAATTGGAGAAGATATTAAATGTCCGACGTATGCGCGAAACAAATGAACAACGCATTCACGAAGAACTGACGAGATTCCTACTTCAAGAAACAGCG ATGTTAGAGAAGAAAACCAAGGAATGGGAGAAACGATACGATAACGAAAAGCAAATGTACGAGAAGGAAATCCAGTACCTACGTACTGAGATAAAAACACGTCAAAAGGAGTTTGATGAACTTAAGGAAGAG TATCGTTGTAATCAGGAATTCATAGACACGTATTTGGCGGAGAAGGAAGCAGTGAGGAGCGAAATGGAGCAGCGTGAGCGCATGCAAAAAAGCGCAATCAAGATTCAAGCTTGGTGGCGAGGTGTTATGGTACGCCGGAAGTTGGGGCCGTATCGACCTgcggagaaaaagaagaagcgtCAGACTAAGGCGAAGAAATAA
- the LOC143425320 gene encoding uncharacterized protein LOC143425320 isoform X3, whose translation MIMLTANSSSRFPAAERPTILTTLDEFTNALAIYHNTLKKPTQHDNDILDDCLPFDVDDLEVSSPEELTRMRGAKERAISKRIYENSLYMTKIMEELKEEIREQGTFEILTKEIEKIVSREKEEKTLLLEQERLTKTAVQLQKIIAEEKVANEQSKMRIHNELSEEQMLEKKTKEWEKRYDNEKQMYEKEIQYLRTEIKTRQKEFDELKEEYRCNQEFIDTYLAEKEAVRSEMEQRERMQKSAIKIQAWWRGVMVRRKLGPYRPAEKKKKRQTKAKK comes from the exons ATGATCATGCTCACAGCGAATAGTTCATCACGATTCCCCGCGGCAGAAAGGCCAACAATTTTAACTACCCTCGACGAATTCACGAACGCGTTGGCCATTTACCACAATACGTTGAAAAAACCTACGCAACATGATAACGATATTCTAGACGACTGCTTACCCTTTGACGTCGA CGACTTGGAAGTATCGAGCCCTGAGGAGCTTACAAGAATGAGGGGAGCGAAAGAACGAGCCATCTCCAAGAGAATTTATGAAAACAG TTTGTACATGACAAAAATCATGGAGGAACTAAAAGAAGAGATCCGTGAACAGGGAACTTTCGAGATATTGACTAAAGAGATCGAAAAGATCGTATCACgcgaaaaagaagagaagactCTGTTGTTGGAGCAAGAAAGACTTACAAAAACCGCGGTACAGTTACAGAAAATAATTGCCGAGGAGAAGGTGGCCAATGAGCAGAGCAAGATGCGAATACATAACGAGCTCTCTGAGGAACAG ATGTTAGAGAAGAAAACCAAGGAATGGGAGAAACGATACGATAACGAAAAGCAAATGTACGAGAAGGAAATCCAGTACCTACGTACTGAGATAAAAACACGTCAAAAGGAGTTTGATGAACTTAAGGAAGAG TATCGTTGTAATCAGGAATTCATAGACACGTATTTGGCGGAGAAGGAAGCAGTGAGGAGCGAAATGGAGCAGCGTGAGCGCATGCAAAAAAGCGCAATCAAGATTCAAGCTTGGTGGCGAGGTGTTATGGTACGCCGGAAGTTGGGGCCGTATCGACCTgcggagaaaaagaagaagcgtCAGACTAAGGCGAAGAAATAA
- the LOC143425715 gene encoding uncharacterized protein LOC143425715, which produces MKCVHARARARTFGRNNNDARNRGISPFPDTVIRTPLFYHRESLLLNHWLYRQRTNNNHHNKNSPLPCSAAHWTSPSGPSTKHLEGSQPLIARNFLFLFIKRKSHAIGPVFCAQSDSNQRKITLREDILTTSTLFLLFSNFSKSFPTHTLAVRNCSSTQPSRFTVLVKFHENGDTLAPFLIQFYLSCK; this is translated from the exons ATGAAG tgtgtgcacgcgcgcgcgcgcgcgcgcaccttCGGGCGCAATAATAACGATGCACGTAATCGCGGGATATCGCCTTTTCCGGACACGGTTATTCGTACGCCGCTCTTTTATCACCGAGAATCTTTACTATTGAATCACTGGTTATATCGGCAACGAACAAATAATAACCACCACAATAAAAACAGCCCCCTTCCTTGCAGCGCAGCGCACTGGACATCGCCTTCGGGTCCGTCTACGAAACATTTGGAGGGTTCTCAACCTCTG ATTGCGAGGAACTTCCTGTTCCTGTTCATTAAACGGAAGTCCCATGCCATAGGCCCCGTGTTTTGTGCCCAAAGCGATTCAAATCAACGGAAAATAACATTGAGGGAAGATATACTTACGACCAGCACATTATTCTTGCTTTTTAGCAATTTTTCCAAGAGTTTTCCGACACACACACTCGCTGTGAGGAATTGTTCCTCCACGCAGCCTTCTCGATTTACCGTCTTGGTAAAGTTTCATGAAAATGGCGACACCTTGGCGCCATTCCTAATACAGTTTTATCTCTCTTGTAAATAG
- the Atac3 gene encoding ada2a-containing complex component 3 isoform X2 has product MQAESICTNDIEGLDSDTLIPVEILSCDVSHRARSQDALSIVELGKQLLFSAKYGDTDTVRDLMCRGAPFTTDWLGTSALHFAAQNNHTETAEVLLRAGISRDARTKVDRTPLHMAAYEGHHQMAQLLLNYGADVDSRDMLKMTPLHWAVEREHVEVMHVLLEHGADANATSKFDKTPISLALEHDRLDLVDILQQEREIVGIRAHQQNQANSAELEVATHNLIQLESEREEEQKFELAQQESQPRRKVTQVQVGKKSRMIFQQIHVGPNTDVDQEKEMESVDEITNINNINNSKKRKDVTAIGGINKQFRLLEAHGITMIPVDNDSSIVENAMESGRTVVLTGMKRLHVTGKKGTPRKVIAIRADQILSHNTPTITSRGPNILKRSSVDNKAGKLFISSISNATPVSTLTQSKNVISSSESKIISSPTKMSEPIILQLDDDIEEITEDDTTDNNEPVMDIAVLNRQLAEARRQAAEYRKRLQKKEEEAEIYKQQLKNITAQRASK; this is encoded by the exons ATGCAAGCTGAAAGTATTTGCACTAATGATATTGAGGGTCTGGACTCGGACACCCTTATTCCT GTTGAAATTCTTTCCTGTGATGTATCTCACCGTGCAAGATCCCAAGATGCCTTATCGATAGTGGAATTAGGAAAACAATTACTTTTTAGTGCAAAGTATGGAGATACCGATACAGTTCGTGACCTAATGTGCAGAGGTGCACCATTTACTACGGATTgg TTGGGTACAAGCGCGTTGCATTTTGCTGCACAGAATAATCATACAGAAACTGCAGAAGTTTTACTTAGAGCAGGAATTTCAAGAGATGCAAGAACAAAAGTCGATAGAACTCCTTTACATATGGCTGCATATGAAGGCCATCACCAGATGGCACAATTACTTCTTAATTATGGCGCAGATGTTGACAGTAGAGACATG CTGAAAATGACTCCCTTACATTGGGCGGTAGAAAGGGAACATGTAGAAGTGATGCATGTTTTATTGGAACATGGCGCAGATGCGAATGCAACTAGTAAATTTGATAAAACACCAATTAGTCTAGCACTAGAACATGATAGactagatttagtagatatattaCAACAAGAAAGAGAAATTGTGGGTATTAGAGCGCATCAGCAAAATCAGGCAAATTCAGCAGAACTTGAAGTAGCAACGCATAATTTAATACAATTAGAATCTGAGAGAGAAGAAGAACAAAAATTCGAACTTGCGCAACAAGAATCACAACCCAGAAGAAAAGTTACACAAG TACAAGTGGGGAAAAAATCGCGAATGATTTTTCAACAAATTCACGTTGGGCCAAATACTGATGTTGACCAAGAAAAAGAAATGGAAAGTGTGGATGAAATTACTAATATAAATAACATTAACAACAGTAAAAAGCGTAAAGACGTTACTGCTATTGGGGGAATAAACAAACAGTTTAGGTTACTAGAAGCACATGGAATCACGATGATACCTGTAGATAATGATTCATCTATCGTTGAAAATGCCATGGAAAGTGGAAGAACAGTCGTTTTGACTG GAATGAAACGACTTCATGTAACTGGAAAGAAAGGAACTCCTAGAAAAGTGATAGCAATTAGGGCAGACCAAATTTTAAGTCACAATACACCAACCATCACATCCAGAGGACCTAATATACTTAAAAGGTCTTCCGTGGATAATAAAGCTGGAAAACTGTTCATTTCTTCTATTTCTAATGCAACACCTGTATCGACACTAACTCAATCTAAAAACGTAATATCCTCATCAGAG AGTAAGATCATTAGTTCTCCCACAAAAATGTCAGAACCAATAATTTTACAATTGGATGACGATATAGAAGAAATCACTGAAGATGATACAACAGATAATAATGAACCAGTTATGGACATTGCAGTTCTGAATAGACAATTAGCAGAAGCACGAAGGCAAGCAGCTGAGTATCGTAAGAGACttcaaaaaaaagaagaagaagctgAGATATATAAACAACAACTTAAAAATATTACTGCGCAAAGAGCATCTAAGTGA
- the Atac3 gene encoding ada2a-containing complex component 3 isoform X1, whose translation MQAESICTNDIEGLDSDTLIPVEILSCDVSHRARSQDALSIVELGKQLLFSAKYGDTDTVRDLMCRGAPFTTDWLGTSALHFAAQNNHTETAEVLLRAGISRDARTKVDRTPLHMAAYEGHHQMAQLLLNYGADVDSRDMLKMTPLHWAVEREHVEVMHVLLEHGADANATSKFDKTPISLALEHDRLDLVDILQQEREIVGIRAHQQNQANSAELEVATHNLIQLESEREEEQKFELAQQESQPRRKVTQVQVGKKSRMIFQQIHVGPNTDVDQEKEMESVDEITNINNINNSKKRKDVTAIGGINKQFRLLEAHGITMIPVDNDSSIVENAMESGRTVVLTEAGKLALNLTRNSSIGMKRLHVTGKKGTPRKVIAIRADQILSHNTPTITSRGPNILKRSSVDNKAGKLFISSISNATPVSTLTQSKNVISSSESKIISSPTKMSEPIILQLDDDIEEITEDDTTDNNEPVMDIAVLNRQLAEARRQAAEYRKRLQKKEEEAEIYKQQLKNITAQRASK comes from the exons ATGCAAGCTGAAAGTATTTGCACTAATGATATTGAGGGTCTGGACTCGGACACCCTTATTCCT GTTGAAATTCTTTCCTGTGATGTATCTCACCGTGCAAGATCCCAAGATGCCTTATCGATAGTGGAATTAGGAAAACAATTACTTTTTAGTGCAAAGTATGGAGATACCGATACAGTTCGTGACCTAATGTGCAGAGGTGCACCATTTACTACGGATTgg TTGGGTACAAGCGCGTTGCATTTTGCTGCACAGAATAATCATACAGAAACTGCAGAAGTTTTACTTAGAGCAGGAATTTCAAGAGATGCAAGAACAAAAGTCGATAGAACTCCTTTACATATGGCTGCATATGAAGGCCATCACCAGATGGCACAATTACTTCTTAATTATGGCGCAGATGTTGACAGTAGAGACATG CTGAAAATGACTCCCTTACATTGGGCGGTAGAAAGGGAACATGTAGAAGTGATGCATGTTTTATTGGAACATGGCGCAGATGCGAATGCAACTAGTAAATTTGATAAAACACCAATTAGTCTAGCACTAGAACATGATAGactagatttagtagatatattaCAACAAGAAAGAGAAATTGTGGGTATTAGAGCGCATCAGCAAAATCAGGCAAATTCAGCAGAACTTGAAGTAGCAACGCATAATTTAATACAATTAGAATCTGAGAGAGAAGAAGAACAAAAATTCGAACTTGCGCAACAAGAATCACAACCCAGAAGAAAAGTTACACAAG TACAAGTGGGGAAAAAATCGCGAATGATTTTTCAACAAATTCACGTTGGGCCAAATACTGATGTTGACCAAGAAAAAGAAATGGAAAGTGTGGATGAAATTACTAATATAAATAACATTAACAACAGTAAAAAGCGTAAAGACGTTACTGCTATTGGGGGAATAAACAAACAGTTTAGGTTACTAGAAGCACATGGAATCACGATGATACCTGTAGATAATGATTCATCTATCGTTGAAAATGCCATGGAAAGTGGAAGAACAGTCGTTTTGACTG AAGCTGGTAAGCTTGCTCTAAATTTAACAAGAAATTCTTCGATAGGAATGAAACGACTTCATGTAACTGGAAAGAAAGGAACTCCTAGAAAAGTGATAGCAATTAGGGCAGACCAAATTTTAAGTCACAATACACCAACCATCACATCCAGAGGACCTAATATACTTAAAAGGTCTTCCGTGGATAATAAAGCTGGAAAACTGTTCATTTCTTCTATTTCTAATGCAACACCTGTATCGACACTAACTCAATCTAAAAACGTAATATCCTCATCAGAG AGTAAGATCATTAGTTCTCCCACAAAAATGTCAGAACCAATAATTTTACAATTGGATGACGATATAGAAGAAATCACTGAAGATGATACAACAGATAATAATGAACCAGTTATGGACATTGCAGTTCTGAATAGACAATTAGCAGAAGCACGAAGGCAAGCAGCTGAGTATCGTAAGAGACttcaaaaaaaagaagaagaagctgAGATATATAAACAACAACTTAAAAATATTACTGCGCAAAGAGCATCTAAGTGA